A DNA window from Trypanosoma brucei brucei TREU927 chromosome 11 chr11_scaffold01 genomic scaffold, whole genome shotgun sequence contains the following coding sequences:
- a CDS encoding dynein light intermediate chain, putative, which produces MSMQGGAAGGAARTEVPPPPAPNGMPPDAGAADGKPPPAADVAPADSAAPPAPAAPQIVVDPTKDLWQNIALNTKENNLPQSEANLFVVGCSGAGKTSVIQRVCSAIGAGGNTSGKGKTKVKPTTALDYQYTTRSDRHVSQTVHFWELAQGMELSQLCEVVITPENVHLMHIAIVVDFSDPSSMWDTLAYWLKRVDRRANEILQKMRAKGSNTPDKLHARAQRALGEGHPDLKRVRLSGLPTVIVCNKVDAFPGPMEQMKTLTRCLRFIAHLYGAYLVFSSDADSAKLRLLLNHLLFLTPFDARQVELDVERGTILIMPENDTFVDIGDPPLCDGPSGGPVTQSTGDSELDRWKVPLDAMFPPKAGGGRAQSDAMLKRLYDMGEGGFGEPTIDTIRRQKDEELEQYRKSAARRDKGDK; this is translated from the coding sequence ATGAGTATGCAAGGCGGTGCCGCTGGAGGAGCTGCGCGAACTGAAGTGCCACCTCCACCAGCACCCAACGGGATGCCTCCGGACGCGGGAGCAGCAGATGGCAAACCTCCACCAGCAGCAGATGTGGCTCCCGCCGATTCAGCCGCCCCTCCAGCCCCCGCTGCACCACAAATCGTCGTGGATCCAACAAAGGATTTGTGGCAGAATATTGCACTAAATACAAAAGAGAATAACCTTCCGCAGAGCGAGGCGAACCTATTCGTTGTTGGTTGCTCCGGGGCGGGAAAAACTAGCGTTATTCAGCGAGTGTGTTCCGCAATTGGCGCGGGGGGAAATACATCAGGTAAGGGCAAGACTAAAGTGAAACCAACAACGGCACTGGACTATCAATATACGACGCGCAGCGACCGCCACGTTTCGCAGACTGTGCACTTCTGGGAGCTTGCGCAGGGGATGGAGCTGTCACAGTTATGTGAGGTGGTTATCACACCTGAGAACGTTCACTTAATGCACATCGCTATCGTTGTGGATTTTTCGGATCCCTCGTCCATGTGGGACACGCTTGCGTATTGGTTGAAGCGTGTTGACCGTCGAGCCAATGAGATACTGCAAAAGATGCGGGCGAAGGGATCCAACACTCCCGATAAACTCCACGCCCGAGCGCAACGGGCGTTGGGTGAGGGACACCCCGATCTGAAGCGCGTTCGTCTCTCCGGCCTGCCAACAGTGATTGTGTGCAACAAGGTCGACGCCTTCCCGGGACCAATGGAGCAAATGAAGACTCTCACTCGCTGCCTTCGCTTTATCGCACACCTCTATGGTGCTTACCTCGTCTTCTCCAGTGATGCAGACTCCGCGAAGCTGCGGTTGCTTCTTAATCATCTTCTCTTCCTTACACCCTTTGACGCCCGACAGGTGGAGTTGGACGTAGAACGTGGTACAATTCTTATTATGCCTGAGAACGACACGTTTGTCGACATCGGGGACCCGCCACTGTGCGACGGCCCGAGTGGAGGACCGGTCACGCAATCAACTGGCGATTCCGAGCTCGACCGCTGGAAGGTACCGTTGGATGCGATGTTCCCTCCGAAGGCTGGCGGCGGGCGTGCGCAGAGTGACGCAATGCTTAAGCGATTGTATGATATGGGAGAGGGTGGGTTTGGTGAGCCGACAATAGACACGATCCGAAGGCAGAAGGATGAGGAGCTTGAACAGTACCGCAAGAGTGCGGCGAGACGGGACAAGGGTGACAAATAA
- a CDS encoding mitogen activated protein kinase, putative: MDAYETLGMLGEGTYGVVVKARHRATSRIVAIKKYKQAEDDDHVRKTSLREVRVLKQLRHPNVIALLDVFRRDGKLYLVFEYVENTILQLIEEKKYGLSPDEVRRYTFQLLNGVSYCHAHNIIHRDVKPENILVSRDGVLKLCDFGFARQLSCRGNYTEYVATRWYRAPELLVGDVSYGKAVDVWAIGCVFSELSDGQPLFPGDSDLDQLSLIMRACGPVPQQMVSTFEHNALYRRVTFPNVDVEETLQQRFPTAASPWLEFLTSCLRMDPVERPSCTALMSMAYFTENNFRATYELELRELFQHCQPPLVDVAPTSPDHNFSREQQHQQQTLGNDRVDAELTLPRLAAPSLDAETTDKVDSAESKNTTMGVSSEVVGGVGGSVVVDSNSNSFHQLGALWSHYIGSTVGATMALSGELPNIGPRQAHPYPSGLPPGVQVTKPVPRSGTNSVGDKNYNGVQAMKVTGCLRLSAKNISRSPDVQRVKASAAQSGPKVKQAKSEVKPEQKREWKSCSALGKSVKPNYLFPLLPNGTNNSGITSYGPSGVAVGAGPAPQDACSPLVSKGLRPPSSNGIPGAGLHSNGSTTSFSAHKDEKMDLGCGEQNNNGSDHKQRKKHVKRTHDNGELEGPPRKVSDKPSSQHSVAGHRYSFRDGATKR; encoded by the coding sequence ATGGATGCGTACGAAACACTTGGTATGCTTGGGGAGGGGACTTATGGTGTAGTTGTGAAGGCGCGGCACCGGGCGACATCACGCATCGTTGCTATTAAAAAGTACAAACAGGCTGAAGATGACGATCACGTCCGCAAAACGTCGCTTCGGGAGGTACGTGTGCTGAAGCAGTTACGCCACCCTAACGTCATAGCCCTGTTAGATGTATTTCGCCGCGATGGGAAGCTTTATCTTGTTTTTGAGTATGTTGAGAACACGATTCTGCAGCTgattgaggaaaagaagtatGGACTTTCACCCGATGAGGTACGGCGGTACACCTTTCAGTTATTGAACGGTGTGAGTTACTGCCATGCACACAATATCATTCACCGCGATGTAAAGCCAGAAAACATCCTAGTATCTAGGGACGGCGTTCTGAAGTTGTGCGACTTTGGTTTCGCCAGGCAGTTGTCGTGTCGGGGGAATTATACGGAATATGTTGCAACTCGCTGGTATCGTGCACCGGAGTTACTAGTTGGTGATGTATCATATGGCAAAGCGGTTGATGTTTGGGCTATTGGTTGCGTTTTTTCAGAGCTCTCCGACGGACAGCCGCTTTTCCCCGGAGACTCTGACTTGGATCAGCTCTCGCTTATCATGCGTGCTTGCGGGCCCGTCCCGCAGCAGATGGTTTCTACGTTTGAACACAATGCCTTGTATCGCCGTGTAACCTTCCCTAAcgttgatgtggaagagacgCTGCAGCAGCGTTTCCCCACCGCAGCATCGCCATGGTTAGAATTTCTTACTTCGTGCCTCCGCATGGACCCAGTCGAGCGACCTTCGTGCACGGCGCTCATGAGTATGGCGTACTTTACGGAGAACAACTTCCGCGCTACGTACGAACTGGAGCTACGGGAGCTTTTCCAACATTGTCAGCCTCCATTAGTGGATGTAGCGCCAACTAGTCCCGATCACAATTTTTcgagagaacaacaacaccagcaGCAAACCTTAGGCAACGATCGCGTGGATGCTGAACTCACACTACCGAGGCTGGCCGCCCCGTCATTAGATGCGGAAACAACCGACAAGGTTGACTCTGCAGAAAGTAAGAATACCACGATGGGCGTTTCCAGTGAAGTGGTGGGAGGCGTTGGAGGAAGTGTTGTTGTGGATAGCAATAGTAACTCTTTCCACCAGCTTGGAGCGCTATGGAGTCATTATATAGGATCAACAGTAGGGGCAACTATGGCACTTAGTGGTGAGTTACCCAATATCGGGCCCCGCCAGGCGCATCCGTACCCTTCTGGACTTCCGCCCGGTGTTCAGGTTACAAAACCTGTTCCGAGAAGTGGTACCAATTCAGTGGGTGACAAAAATTACAATGGAGTGCAGGCGATGAAAGTTACGGGTTGCTTAAGGCTTAGTGCGAAGAATATTTCTCGGTCGCCCGATGTACAACGGGTCAAGGCATCTGCTGCCCAAAGTGGACCCAAGGTTAAGCAGGCCAAATCTGAAGTCAAGCCTGAGCAAAAGAGAGAGTGGAAGTCGTGCAGCGCGTTAGGTAAGTCAGTGAAGCCCAACTACCTGTTTCCTCTGCTTCCTAATGGTACAAATAATTCGGGTATCACTTCCTATGGGCCGAGTGGCGTAGCTGTCGGTGCCGGCCCTGCCCCACAAGATGCATGTAGTCCATTAGTTTCAAAAGGGTTACGACCACCCAGTTCAAATGGTATTCCAGGCGCAGGCCTGCATTCCAATGGAAGTACCACTTCCTTTTCAGCACACAAAGATGAAAAGATGGACCTCGGGTGTGgggagcaaaacaacaatggCAGTGACCataaacaaaggaagaaacatgtGAAACGCACACACGATAACGGTGAATTAGAAGGACCACCGCGGAAAGTGTCTGATAAGCCGAGTTCTCAGCACAGTGTAGCGGGTCACCGATATTCTTTTCGAGATGGTGCAACAAAACGATGA